The following proteins are co-located in the Mycobacteriales bacterium genome:
- a CDS encoding ArsA family ATPase: MRVVLFTGKGGVGKTTTAAATATLAAARGRKTLVLSTDPAHSLGDAFGSPLGPEPTELDTGLYGQQVDTQLRFEKAWREVQAYLRTVLDAAGVDPIEAEELTVLPGADEVLALLEVRAQVRSGIWDLVVVDCAPTAETLRLLALPEALSWYVERVFPVQRRMLRSLRPVLTRAAGVPLPQDRVFAALERLHQELSEVRQVLTDPASASVRLVLTPEAVVLAEARRTLTSVSLYGYRVDAVIVNRVFPDDDGADPWRAGWVAAQAGQLAEVAASFAPLPIYRTPYRRSEPVGLPELAAMAAETYRDADAFALPRGPEPLRVERDGDEFDLVVELPHAGRDDVDLARSGDDLVITVGGRRRLFALPSALRRCLVTGATMLDGHLRVRFQPDPSLWTSP; encoded by the coding sequence GTGCGCGTCGTCCTCTTCACCGGCAAAGGTGGCGTGGGGAAGACCACGACCGCGGCCGCGACCGCGACGCTGGCCGCGGCGCGGGGGCGCAAGACCCTGGTGCTGTCGACCGACCCGGCGCATTCGCTCGGCGACGCGTTCGGCAGCCCGCTCGGTCCGGAGCCCACCGAGCTCGATACCGGCCTGTACGGCCAGCAGGTCGATACCCAGCTCCGGTTCGAGAAGGCCTGGCGTGAGGTGCAGGCCTATCTGCGCACTGTGCTCGACGCCGCGGGGGTCGACCCGATCGAGGCGGAGGAGCTCACCGTTCTTCCCGGCGCGGACGAGGTTCTCGCCCTGCTCGAAGTCCGGGCCCAGGTGCGATCCGGGATCTGGGACTTGGTCGTCGTCGACTGCGCGCCCACCGCCGAGACCTTGAGGTTGCTGGCTCTTCCGGAGGCGCTGTCGTGGTACGTCGAGCGGGTCTTCCCGGTCCAGCGCCGGATGCTCCGCTCACTTCGCCCGGTTCTCACCCGGGCGGCAGGGGTTCCTCTCCCGCAGGACCGCGTCTTCGCGGCACTCGAGCGGCTTCATCAGGAACTGAGCGAGGTCCGCCAGGTGCTCACCGACCCGGCGTCGGCGTCGGTTCGCCTGGTCCTGACGCCGGAGGCGGTGGTCCTCGCTGAGGCCCGACGGACGTTGACGAGCGTGAGCCTCTACGGCTACCGGGTGGACGCGGTCATCGTCAACCGGGTGTTCCCGGACGACGACGGTGCCGATCCGTGGCGGGCCGGTTGGGTGGCCGCACAGGCCGGGCAGCTCGCCGAGGTGGCGGCCTCGTTCGCCCCCCTGCCGATCTACCGGACTCCCTATCGGCGGTCCGAGCCGGTTGGCCTGCCGGAGTTGGCGGCCATGGCCGCGGAGACCTACCGCGACGCCGATGCCTTCGCCCTGCCGAGGGGACCCGAGCCGCTGCGGGTCGAGCGGGACGGTGACGAGTTCGACCTGGTCGTCGAGCTGCCGCACGCCGGCCGCGACGACGTCGATCTCGCGCGCAGCGGCGACGACCTGGTGATTACGGTGGGGGGCCGGCGCCGGCTGTTTGCGCTGCCGAGCGCGCTGCGCAGGTGCCTGGTGACTGGCGCGACCATGCTCGACGGGCACCTGCGGGTGCGCTTTCAGCCGGATCCGTCGTTGTGGACGTCCCCATAG
- a CDS encoding response regulator transcription factor, protein MATSVLLIDDHDLIRQGLRHAFERDQGFTVVGEAGTIAEGLELASALEPDVVIMDLRLPDGNGLEATRKLRELSPTCGIVVLTMYAGDEQLFGALEAGASAFVAKDAPAEDVVAAARHAASSPSAFTASDLADAMRRRLSPSGPQLSPREKQVLRLLADGLAVAQIARQLYISESTAKTHISKLYEKLGAGNRATALMTAMRLGLIRSESGERP, encoded by the coding sequence ATGGCGACGAGCGTGCTTCTCATCGACGACCACGACCTGATCCGGCAGGGCCTACGCCACGCGTTCGAGCGCGACCAGGGCTTCACCGTCGTCGGCGAGGCGGGAACGATCGCGGAGGGGCTGGAGCTGGCGAGCGCGCTCGAGCCGGACGTCGTGATCATGGACCTCCGGCTCCCGGACGGCAATGGCCTAGAAGCGACGCGGAAGCTGCGCGAGCTCTCCCCCACCTGCGGGATCGTGGTTCTCACGATGTACGCCGGCGACGAGCAGCTGTTCGGCGCCCTGGAAGCCGGCGCGTCCGCCTTCGTGGCGAAGGACGCCCCCGCCGAAGACGTCGTCGCGGCGGCCCGGCACGCGGCCTCGTCCCCGTCGGCGTTCACCGCGTCCGATCTCGCGGACGCGATGCGCCGCCGCCTGTCCCCGAGTGGCCCGCAGCTCAGCCCGCGCGAGAAGCAGGTCCTCAGGCTGCTGGCCGACGGCCTCGCCGTGGCGCAGATCGCCCGACAGCTCTACATCAGCGAGTCCACGGCGAAGACCCACATCTCCAAGCTCTACGAGAAGCTCGGCGCCGGAAACCGGGCCACCGCGCTGATGACCGCCATGCGGTTGGGGCTGATCCGGTCCGAGAGCGGAGAACGGCCCTGA
- a CDS encoding AMP-dependent synthetase/ligase — protein MVEVSVPVTIKIPEDANLTDAVFRNAAEHPDAVSFARKVSGSWQPISAKDFAEQVRSLAAGLIASGVQPGERVGLMSATRFEWTLIDYAIWTAGAVTVPIYETSSAEQVQWILSDSEATAVFLEGESHQKTFASVSASLPNVVRTWTIEGGGLEQLVEGGKSISSAEIDERRRTLNAASTATIIYTSGTTGRPKGCELTHRNFLFDATTTTEGLDELFGSDGSTLLFLPLAHVFARIIQVGCVENRVRMGHTHDIKNLMSDFALFKPTFILSVPRVFEKVYNTAKQKAHASGKGAIFDRAERVAIAYSEGIERGGAGPLVRGQHALFDRLVYSKLREALGGRVEYAVSGGAPLGTRLGHFFRGIGVTVLEGYGLTETTAGATLNLPDAIKVGTVGRPIPGASVRIADDGEILLKGDNVFTGYWHNADATGEALADGWFRTGDLGELDSEGFLTITGRKKDLIVTAGGKNVAPAVLEDRLRAHPLISQAMVVGDQRPFIACLVTIDEEALPAWKSRNGKPESATVSDLADDEALRAEIQGAIDEANKAVSRAEAIRTFRILGVDFTEEGGQLTPSLKVKRAVVTKEFAEDIEALYSR, from the coding sequence GTGGTCGAAGTATCGGTTCCGGTGACCATCAAGATCCCGGAAGACGCCAACCTGACCGATGCGGTGTTCCGCAACGCGGCGGAACACCCCGATGCGGTGAGCTTCGCCCGCAAGGTGTCTGGGAGCTGGCAACCGATCAGCGCGAAGGACTTCGCCGAACAGGTGCGGAGCCTGGCGGCCGGGTTGATCGCGAGCGGTGTCCAACCGGGCGAACGCGTCGGCCTGATGTCCGCCACCCGATTCGAATGGACCCTGATCGACTACGCGATCTGGACAGCGGGCGCGGTCACCGTGCCGATCTACGAGACGTCCTCGGCGGAGCAGGTCCAGTGGATACTCTCGGACTCGGAGGCGACCGCCGTCTTTCTCGAGGGCGAATCCCACCAGAAGACGTTCGCGTCGGTGTCTGCCTCCCTGCCGAACGTCGTCCGAACCTGGACCATCGAGGGCGGCGGCCTCGAGCAGCTGGTCGAGGGCGGAAAGTCGATCAGCTCGGCGGAGATCGACGAGCGCCGCCGCACGCTGAACGCGGCCAGCACCGCCACGATCATCTACACCTCTGGCACGACCGGACGCCCAAAGGGCTGCGAGCTGACCCACCGCAATTTCCTCTTCGACGCGACTACCACCACCGAAGGGCTCGACGAGTTGTTCGGCAGCGACGGCTCGACGCTGCTGTTTCTTCCCCTCGCTCATGTCTTCGCCCGAATCATCCAGGTCGGCTGCGTGGAGAACCGGGTCCGGATGGGTCATACCCACGACATCAAGAACCTGATGTCGGACTTCGCCTTGTTCAAGCCGACGTTCATTCTTTCGGTGCCCCGGGTCTTCGAGAAGGTCTACAACACCGCCAAGCAGAAGGCGCACGCCAGCGGCAAGGGCGCGATCTTCGATCGTGCTGAGCGGGTAGCGATCGCCTACAGCGAGGGGATCGAGCGCGGTGGCGCAGGGCCGCTGGTACGCGGTCAGCACGCACTTTTCGATCGGCTCGTGTACAGCAAATTGCGCGAGGCCCTCGGTGGGCGGGTGGAATACGCGGTGTCCGGTGGCGCCCCGCTCGGCACCCGCCTCGGCCATTTCTTCCGAGGCATCGGGGTCACCGTTCTCGAGGGCTACGGGCTGACCGAGACCACCGCTGGAGCGACGCTCAACCTGCCGGACGCGATCAAGGTCGGCACGGTGGGACGGCCGATCCCCGGGGCGTCGGTGCGGATCGCCGACGACGGGGAGATCCTGCTCAAGGGCGACAACGTGTTCACCGGTTACTGGCACAACGCGGATGCGACCGGGGAGGCACTCGCCGACGGCTGGTTCCGTACCGGAGACCTCGGCGAACTCGACTCCGAAGGGTTCCTCACGATCACCGGGCGCAAGAAGGATCTGATCGTCACCGCCGGTGGCAAGAACGTGGCCCCGGCTGTGCTCGAGGACCGCCTGCGAGCCCACCCGCTGATCAGCCAGGCGATGGTGGTCGGTGACCAGCGCCCGTTCATCGCCTGCCTGGTGACCATCGATGAAGAGGCATTGCCGGCGTGGAAGTCCCGGAATGGGAAGCCGGAGAGCGCAACCGTCTCCGACCTGGCGGACGACGAAGCGCTCCGCGCCGAAATCCAGGGTGCCATCGACGAGGCGAACAAGGCCGTGTCCCGGGCCGAGGCGATCCGCACCTTCCGGATCCTCGGTGTCGATTTCACCGAGGAGGGCGGTCAGCTCACCCCGAGCCTGAAGGTGAAACGCGCCGTTGTGACCAAGGAGTTCGCGGAGGACATCGAGGCGCTCTACAGCAGGTGA
- a CDS encoding metallophosphoesterase: MRLHVVSDVHGSVEALARAGDGADALVCLGDLVLFLDYDDHRQGIFADLFGSDAASRLIALRTARRFEDARAFSAGLWARFGADRGSVIEEAIFRQYERLFEVLPTPTYLTYGNVDVPAMWPRFLRDGLHVLDGQAVEIGGRRFGFVGGGLRTPMRTPYEIDEDVFDAKVAAIGDVDVLCSHIPPAIPELLYDVVGRRMERGSAALLALVRRSQPEFMLFGHVHNPLAGRTRVGRTECVNVGHFRGRGTPYVLQW, from the coding sequence GTGCGGCTCCACGTCGTTTCCGATGTCCACGGCAGTGTCGAGGCGCTGGCCCGTGCCGGCGACGGGGCGGATGCCCTGGTGTGTCTCGGCGACCTCGTGCTGTTCCTCGACTACGACGACCATCGCCAGGGCATCTTCGCCGACCTGTTCGGCTCGGATGCCGCGTCGCGCCTGATCGCCTTGCGCACCGCGCGGCGCTTCGAAGATGCGCGGGCGTTCTCCGCAGGCCTGTGGGCCCGCTTCGGTGCCGACCGCGGGAGCGTCATCGAGGAGGCGATCTTTCGTCAGTACGAGCGGCTCTTCGAGGTTCTCCCGACACCCACCTACCTGACCTACGGAAACGTGGACGTGCCGGCGATGTGGCCGCGGTTCCTTCGTGACGGCTTGCATGTCCTCGACGGGCAGGCCGTCGAGATCGGGGGCCGGAGGTTCGGGTTCGTCGGCGGCGGCCTGCGGACGCCGATGCGGACGCCCTACGAGATCGACGAGGACGTCTTCGACGCGAAGGTCGCGGCGATCGGCGATGTGGACGTGCTGTGCAGCCACATACCGCCGGCTATCCCGGAGTTGCTCTACGACGTCGTGGGCCGACGGATGGAACGGGGGAGCGCGGCCTTGCTAGCCCTGGTTCGGCGAAGCCAGCCGGAATTCATGCTGTTCGGTCATGTGCACAACCCACTGGCCGGGCGAACCCGGGTCGGTCGCACCGAGTGCGTGAACGTCGGACATTTCCGCGGTCGTGGCACGCCGTACGTGCTCCAGTGGTAG
- a CDS encoding SRPBCC family protein → MVDRATASITIDATRDEVLAVIADFDAYPQWAGGIKRAQILETGEDGRATLVAFGLDAGIIKDEYTLAYDWDESGVSWHLIEAKAQKHQEGSYRLATGAGGRTEVVYELEIETSMPIPGLIKRKAQGTIMDTALKGLKKRVER, encoded by the coding sequence ATGGTCGACCGGGCCACTGCCAGCATCACGATCGACGCGACGCGGGACGAGGTTCTGGCGGTGATCGCGGACTTCGACGCCTATCCCCAGTGGGCGGGTGGCATCAAGCGCGCGCAGATTCTCGAGACCGGCGAAGATGGCCGCGCCACCCTGGTCGCTTTCGGCCTCGACGCCGGCATCATCAAGGACGAGTACACCCTGGCCTACGACTGGGACGAGTCCGGGGTGAGCTGGCATCTGATCGAGGCCAAGGCGCAGAAACACCAGGAGGGCAGCTACCGGCTCGCCACCGGCGCCGGCGGTCGCACCGAGGTGGTGTACGAACTGGAGATCGAGACCTCCATGCCGATTCCCGGTCTGATCAAGCGCAAGGCGCAGGGCACCATCATGGACACCGCCCTCAAGGGCCTCAAGAAGCGGGTGGAAAGGTAA
- a CDS encoding TIGR00300 family protein: MSISETVEISGHLMDTGVLARILDDVLDYGCDYTIGRLDVGKTHADTSYVRVELSASSEETLARLLMRLQTHGVNAVDPGEATCSPAPRDGVFPDDFYSTTNLETLVRVNGHWIQVESPEMDCGLVVTGGRVHTVPVSDVREADQIVCGARGVRVVLPPREHSAVADDSFEFMSSAISSEKPQALLVRQIADQMRDTKSQGGRILWVAGPAVVHTGASPAMVALVESGYLDVLFAGNALATHDIESALFGTSLGVDLAKGKGVEHGHEHHIRAINTIRRCGSIAAAVESGVLTSGVMHAVVRAAKPFVLVGSVRDDGPLPDVYTDVIAGQRAMRAQLPGVGFALMVATMLHSIATGNLLPASVPLVCVDINPATVTKLADRGSAQAAGIVTDVGLFLEQLARELVADFGGR; encoded by the coding sequence GTGAGCATCTCCGAGACCGTCGAGATCTCCGGTCACCTGATGGACACCGGAGTCCTGGCGCGCATCCTCGACGACGTCCTGGACTACGGATGCGACTACACGATCGGACGACTCGACGTGGGCAAGACTCACGCCGACACGTCCTATGTCCGCGTCGAGCTCTCGGCCAGCTCGGAGGAGACCCTGGCCCGACTGCTCATGCGTCTGCAAACCCATGGGGTCAATGCGGTCGACCCCGGCGAGGCCACCTGTTCCCCGGCGCCGCGGGACGGCGTGTTCCCCGACGACTTCTACTCGACGACGAACCTGGAAACCCTGGTCCGGGTCAACGGCCATTGGATCCAAGTGGAGTCCCCGGAGATGGACTGCGGACTCGTCGTGACTGGCGGACGGGTGCACACGGTTCCGGTCAGCGATGTGCGGGAAGCCGACCAGATCGTCTGCGGCGCGCGCGGGGTCCGGGTGGTCCTGCCACCACGTGAACACTCCGCCGTTGCGGACGACAGCTTCGAGTTCATGTCCTCGGCGATCTCCAGCGAGAAGCCCCAGGCGCTGCTCGTCCGGCAGATCGCCGACCAGATGCGCGACACGAAGAGCCAGGGCGGCCGGATCCTCTGGGTGGCTGGACCGGCCGTGGTGCACACCGGGGCGTCCCCGGCGATGGTCGCGCTCGTCGAGTCGGGTTACCTCGACGTGCTGTTCGCGGGCAACGCCCTCGCCACGCACGACATCGAGTCGGCGCTGTTCGGAACCTCGCTCGGCGTGGACCTGGCCAAAGGCAAGGGCGTCGAACACGGCCACGAACATCACATCCGCGCGATCAACACGATCCGACGCTGCGGATCGATCGCGGCCGCCGTCGAGTCGGGCGTGCTGACCAGCGGGGTGATGCACGCGGTCGTCCGCGCCGCCAAGCCGTTCGTCCTCGTCGGCTCGGTCCGCGACGACGGACCGCTACCGGACGTCTACACCGACGTCATCGCCGGCCAGCGGGCGATGCGCGCCCAGCTGCCAGGCGTCGGCTTCGCCCTCATGGTGGCCACGATGCTGCACTCGATTGCGACCGGCAACCTGCTCCCCGCGTCGGTCCCCCTGGTCTGCGTGGACATCAACCCGGCCACGGTGACGAAGCTCGCCGACCGCGGCTCCGCGCAGGCCGCCGGGATCGTTACGGACGTCGGTCTGTTCCTCGAGCAGCTGGCCCGGGAACTCGTAGCCGATTTCGGCGGTCGGTGA
- a CDS encoding histidine kinase, with the protein MSDDLLTPTTGPTRRLSVLTRGGLLVLCGVLNAAHGDLLSGYLWVAALAVAAAAVTLGPSGRRAGRAGRLAESAIAAVGIVATGGSTSPLFPYLLAPAFVGGLSDEVEAALAPAGVAIAVLAVGRIVADQRDQLSGYAATGAEWCLMAVALVLVAAWIQRLLQPPGAEPQNSYVTAYRLLAQLRTVARQLSVGLDTLTLADGLLTGIGAVARYDRAAVFVRSRGEHVLQLAHRGDRGEPLDWRPDLGGENPFADAWLSQQPQVVGSQLSAGRPGSALVLPLRLGLRTFGLVAVEIGASGAYPATLVRTIEPIVADASLRLSAAMLFDEIREFATVEERRRLAREIHDGIAQELASIGYFVDGLTAEARGTELEAHLRELRREVSRIISELRLSIFDLRSDVEQHGGLGAALSEYVRAVGASSPFTVHLSLDEGPVRLPADVEAELLRIAQEAITNARKHANARNLWVDCTVDPPHARLRVDDDGAGLSPGRDDSFGLEIMRERAARLRARLSIVGRQPTGTSVEVVLGVAPEIVTVGDEQRAAPTGR; encoded by the coding sequence GTGAGCGACGACCTCCTCACCCCGACCACCGGGCCGACCCGGCGGCTCAGCGTCCTCACCCGGGGGGGGTTGCTAGTCCTCTGTGGCGTCCTCAACGCCGCGCACGGCGACCTGCTGAGCGGCTACCTCTGGGTCGCCGCCCTCGCGGTCGCCGCCGCCGCAGTCACGCTCGGCCCGAGCGGGCGGCGGGCCGGCCGGGCAGGGCGCCTCGCCGAGTCAGCGATCGCGGCCGTGGGCATCGTCGCAACCGGTGGATCGACCAGCCCGCTGTTCCCCTACCTGCTCGCACCCGCCTTCGTCGGTGGCCTCAGCGACGAGGTGGAGGCCGCGCTGGCCCCCGCCGGCGTCGCGATCGCGGTGCTCGCGGTCGGGCGGATAGTGGCCGACCAGCGTGACCAGCTGTCCGGATACGCGGCGACCGGAGCCGAATGGTGCCTGATGGCCGTTGCGCTGGTCCTGGTCGCCGCCTGGATCCAGCGGCTGCTCCAACCCCCTGGCGCGGAGCCACAGAACTCATACGTGACGGCCTATCGGCTGCTGGCCCAGCTCCGGACCGTAGCCCGGCAGCTGTCCGTCGGTCTGGACACCTTGACCCTCGCCGACGGTCTGCTCACCGGCATCGGCGCAGTCGCTCGATACGACCGGGCCGCGGTGTTCGTCCGGTCCCGCGGCGAGCACGTACTCCAACTCGCTCACCGCGGTGATCGCGGTGAGCCGCTCGACTGGCGGCCGGACCTGGGCGGCGAGAACCCATTCGCCGATGCCTGGCTGTCCCAGCAGCCCCAGGTCGTGGGTAGTCAACTGAGCGCCGGCCGGCCCGGCAGCGCCCTCGTGCTACCGCTCCGGCTCGGGTTGCGCACATTCGGCTTGGTCGCCGTAGAGATCGGCGCTAGTGGGGCGTACCCGGCGACGCTCGTCCGCACCATCGAGCCCATCGTCGCGGACGCGTCGCTTCGATTGAGCGCGGCCATGCTTTTCGACGAGATCCGCGAATTCGCCACGGTAGAGGAACGGCGCCGGCTGGCCCGCGAGATCCACGACGGCATCGCCCAGGAGCTGGCCTCGATCGGCTACTTCGTCGACGGACTGACCGCCGAGGCCCGCGGCACCGAGTTGGAAGCCCATCTGCGCGAGCTGCGCCGCGAGGTCAGTCGGATCATCAGCGAGTTGCGGCTGTCCATCTTCGACCTGCGCAGCGACGTCGAGCAGCACGGCGGACTCGGCGCCGCACTATCCGAGTACGTGCGGGCCGTAGGGGCTAGTAGTCCGTTCACCGTTCACCTGTCCCTGGACGAAGGGCCGGTCCGGCTGCCCGCAGACGTCGAGGCCGAGCTACTCCGGATCGCCCAGGAGGCCATCACCAATGCCCGCAAGCACGCCAACGCACGAAACCTCTGGGTCGACTGCACGGTGGATCCACCGCACGCCCGGCTGCGGGTCGACGACGACGGCGCCGGGCTCAGCCCGGGCCGGGACGACAGCTTCGGACTCGAGATCATGCGGGAGCGAGCCGCGCGGCTTCGCGCCCGGCTGTCGATCGTCGGTCGCCAGCCGACCGGCACGTCGGTCGAGGTGGTTCTCGGCGTCGCGCCGGAAATCGTTACGGTAGGTGACGAACAGCGAGCGGCGCCCACGGGGAGGTGA
- a CDS encoding glycosyltransferase family 4 protein — protein MSNDFPPRPGGIQAYVHAYATRLPDVVVYASDWRGAREFDAAQPFPVIRDKSSLLLPTGRVARRAREIARAEGCDAAWFGAAAPLALLAGGLRRAGVRRFVASTHGHEVGWALVPGGRQALRRIGSTVDVVTYLGEYTRSRLAGALGPAARLVQLPPGVDLGAFRPEAGGEEVRVRHGLAGRPVVVCVSRLVRRKGQDMLIRALPGIRRRVAGTALLLVGGGPDRDRLAGLAERHGVARDVVFTGSVPWAELPAHYAAGHVFAMPCRTRRAGLEVEGLGLVFLEASATGLPVVAGRSGGSPDAVLDGRTGHLVDGRSLDEVSDRIVGLLANPAQARAMGEVGREWVRTDWRWDVLTARLEGLLAGS, from the coding sequence GTGAGCAACGATTTCCCGCCCCGACCGGGTGGCATCCAGGCCTACGTGCACGCCTACGCGACCCGCCTTCCCGACGTCGTCGTCTATGCATCGGACTGGCGAGGTGCCCGCGAGTTCGATGCGGCCCAGCCCTTTCCCGTGATCCGCGACAAGTCCAGCCTGTTGCTGCCGACCGGCCGGGTGGCGCGGCGGGCCCGGGAGATCGCCCGAGCCGAGGGGTGCGACGCCGCCTGGTTCGGGGCCGCGGCGCCGCTAGCCCTGCTCGCGGGTGGGTTGCGGCGGGCCGGCGTCCGCCGTTTCGTCGCTTCCACCCACGGACACGAGGTCGGCTGGGCGCTCGTGCCGGGCGGCCGTCAGGCGTTGCGCCGGATCGGCTCGACCGTCGATGTCGTTACCTACCTGGGCGAGTACACCCGGAGCCGGTTGGCCGGTGCGCTCGGGCCGGCGGCCCGGCTCGTCCAGCTGCCACCGGGGGTGGACCTGGGGGCCTTCCGACCGGAAGCCGGCGGCGAGGAGGTCCGGGTACGGCACGGGTTGGCTGGGCGTCCGGTGGTGGTCTGCGTCTCACGCCTGGTGCGACGCAAGGGCCAGGACATGCTGATCCGGGCGTTGCCGGGCATCCGCCGTCGCGTCGCGGGCACTGCGCTCCTTCTGGTCGGGGGCGGCCCGGACCGGGACCGGCTGGCCGGACTCGCCGAGCGGCACGGGGTCGCCCGTGACGTCGTGTTCACCGGGTCGGTGCCGTGGGCCGAACTGCCCGCTCACTACGCTGCCGGCCACGTGTTCGCCATGCCGTGCCGGACCCGGCGCGCCGGGCTCGAGGTCGAAGGCCTCGGGCTGGTGTTTCTCGAGGCGTCCGCGACCGGGCTGCCGGTCGTCGCCGGCCGCTCCGGCGGCTCTCCGGACGCGGTGCTCGACGGCCGCACCGGACATCTAGTCGACGGGCGCTCCCTCGACGAGGTCTCCGATCGCATCGTCGGCCTGCTGGCGAACCCGGCGCAGGCTCGGGCGATGGGTGAGGTCGGTCGAGAGTGGGTGCGGACGGATTGGCGTTGGGACGTTCTTACCGCCCGGCTCGAGGGGCTGCTCGCCGGATCCTGA
- a CDS encoding ROK family glucokinase: MALTIGIDIGGTKVAGGVVDDAGAVLALVRRPTPSLSPSDIVITIASVVDELRSGHAVEAVGIGAAGFVDAERSTVRFAPNLAWRDEPLRDNIRDRVGLPVVVENDANAMAWGEYRFGAGRGEACLLALTIGTGIGGGVVWDGRLYRGGFGIAGEFGHLRVVPDGRPCGCGNRGCWEQYCSGPALLREAIARHITELAGGDLETLGGPAITRAALEGDPTATECVTELGRWLGQGLADLAAAFDPTCFVIGGGVAEAGELLLATARRTFESVLTGSGHRPLARICAAELGTEAGLVGAADLARRRG, encoded by the coding sequence GTGGCTCTGACCATCGGGATCGACATCGGCGGCACGAAGGTGGCCGGCGGGGTCGTCGATGACGCCGGAGCGGTGCTGGCGCTGGTGCGACGCCCGACGCCCAGCCTGTCCCCGTCAGACATCGTCATAACGATCGCCTCGGTCGTGGACGAACTGCGTTCCGGACACGCGGTCGAGGCGGTGGGGATCGGTGCCGCCGGGTTCGTCGACGCCGAGCGTTCGACGGTGCGGTTCGCCCCCAACCTCGCCTGGCGCGACGAGCCGCTGCGGGACAACATCCGGGACCGGGTCGGCTTGCCGGTGGTGGTCGAGAACGACGCGAACGCGATGGCCTGGGGGGAATACCGGTTCGGCGCCGGACGCGGTGAGGCGTGCCTGCTCGCGTTGACGATCGGCACCGGAATCGGCGGGGGCGTCGTGTGGGATGGGCGTCTTTATCGCGGTGGCTTCGGCATCGCCGGGGAGTTCGGTCACCTGCGGGTCGTCCCGGATGGCCGGCCCTGCGGCTGCGGCAACCGGGGCTGCTGGGAGCAATACTGCAGTGGCCCGGCCCTGCTGCGCGAGGCCATCGCCCGGCACATCACCGAGCTCGCCGGTGGGGATCTCGAGACGCTGGGCGGCCCGGCGATCACCCGGGCCGCCCTGGAAGGCGACCCGACCGCGACCGAGTGCGTCACCGAGCTCGGCCGATGGCTGGGCCAGGGCTTGGCGGACCTGGCCGCCGCGTTCGACCCGACCTGCTTCGTCATCGGTGGCGGGGTGGCCGAGGCCGGGGAGCTGCTTCTGGCGACGGCACGCCGGACGTTCGAGTCGGTACTGACCGGGAGCGGGCACCGGCCGTTGGCCCGGATCTGCGCGGCCGAATTGGGGACCGAGGCGGGGCTCGTCGGGGCGGCCGATCTCGCCCGGCGTCGGGGATAG
- a CDS encoding endonuclease/exonuclease/phosphatase family protein, whose protein sequence is MRVLSYNVRSLRDDPQAVARVIRSCEPDVVCIQEAPRFLRWRSKCAALARESGLLVVTGGRTAGGVLLLASLRTRVLGTRDLRLPRQQGLHQRGLAIGVLELDGGTWTVASMHLGLDPVERRRHVAEIFAVVADHPTPLVLAGDVNEEAGEPAWAALSARLQDAYAVAGTGPGETSSARRPTRRIDAVFADPGVEVVSCSVPVIGGRELATDHLPVLAELRQR, encoded by the coding sequence ATGCGTGTCCTCAGCTACAACGTGCGCTCGCTCCGCGACGACCCGCAGGCCGTGGCCCGGGTCATCCGGTCCTGCGAACCCGACGTCGTCTGCATCCAGGAAGCCCCGCGATTCCTGCGCTGGCGGTCCAAGTGCGCCGCGCTGGCCCGGGAGTCCGGCCTGCTCGTGGTGACCGGGGGCCGGACCGCGGGAGGCGTGCTGCTGCTGGCCAGTCTGCGGACCCGGGTGCTGGGGACCCGGGACCTGCGCCTGCCCAGACAACAGGGTCTGCACCAGCGCGGGCTCGCGATCGGCGTGCTCGAGCTCGATGGCGGCACCTGGACCGTGGCCTCGATGCACCTCGGCTTGGACCCCGTCGAACGACGCCGGCACGTCGCGGAGATCTTCGCCGTCGTGGCCGATCACCCGACACCGCTCGTCCTCGCGGGTGACGTGAACGAGGAGGCCGGCGAGCCGGCCTGGGCGGCCCTGTCCGCACGGCTCCAGGACGCGTACGCGGTCGCCGGCACCGGGCCGGGCGAGACGTCGAGCGCGCGCCGCCCGACCCGGCGGATCGACGCGGTCTTCGCCGACCCTGGGGTGGAGGTCGTCTCGTGCTCGGTCCCCGTCATCGGGGGCCGCGAGCTGGCCACCGACCACCTGCCGGTGCTCGCCGAACTGCGTCAGCGCTGA